One Triticum dicoccoides isolate Atlit2015 ecotype Zavitan chromosome 4B, WEW_v2.0, whole genome shotgun sequence genomic window carries:
- the LOC119294302 gene encoding protein RICE FLOWERING LOCUS T 1-like: MSALDPLVAARVIHDVLDPFTSTVPLTIGYNNRLVRPGAELKPSAVVSKPRVDIGGNDMRVLYTLMLVDPDAPSPSHPSLREYLHWMVADIPGTTGVGFGQELVVYERPEPRSGIHRMVFVLFQQLGRGTVFAPDMRQNFSSRNFARQYHLNIAAATYFSCQREGGSGGRRFRPESSQG, translated from the exons ATGTCGGCACTGGATCCCTTGGTTGCGGCTCGTGTTATACATGATGTGTTGGATCCATTTACATCCACCGTTCCACTCACAATAGGCTACAACAATAGGCTAGTTCGGCCAGGTGCTGAGCTAAAACCATCTGCAGTTGTAAGCAAGCCGCGAGTTGATATTGGTGGCAATGATATGAGAGTTCTCTACACCCTG ATGTTAGTGGATCCAGATGCCCCaagcccaagtcacccatcactaaGGGAGTACTTGCACTG GATGGTAGCAGACATCCCTGGAACAACTGGTGTCGGCTTTG GCCAAGAGCTTGTAGTTTATGAAAGACCAGAGCCAAGGTCCGGCATCCACCGGATGGTATTTGTGCTGTTCCAGCAACTAGGAAGGGGGACGGTTTTTGCACCGGACATGCGGCAGAATTTCAGCTCCAGGAACTTCGCACGCCAGTACCACCTTAACATTGCCGCTGCCACATATTTCAGCTGTCAAAGGGAAGGTGGGTCGGGTGGAAGAAGGTTTAGGCCGGAAAGTTCTCAAGGGTAG
- the LOC119294301 gene encoding protein RICE FLOWERING LOCUS T 1-like has translation MSAVLDPLVVARVIHDVLDPFTSTVPLSIGYNNRLFQRGAELRPSAVVSKPRVDVGGNDMRLLYTLMLVDPDAPSPSHPTLREYLHWMVADIPGTTGVSFGQELVVYERPEPRSGIHRMVFVLFQQLGRGTVLAPDMRQNFSCRSLARQYHLSIVAATYFNCQMEGGWGGRRFRPESSQGE, from the exons ATGTCGGCAGTACTGGATCCCTTGGTTGTGGCTCGAGTCATACACGATGTGTTGGATCCGTTTACATCAACTGTCCCACTCAGCATAGGCTACAACAACAGGCTATTTCAGCGAGGTGCTGAGCTGAGACCATCTGCCGTCGTAAGCAAGCCGCGAGTCGATGTCGGTGGCAATGACATGAGACTTCTCTACACCCTG ATGCTGGTGGATCCAGATGCCCCAAGCCCAAGTCACCCAACACTAAGGGAGTACTTGCACTG GATGGTGGCAGACATCCCTGGAACAACTGGTGTCAGCTTTG GCCAGGAGCTTGTAGTTTATGAAAGACCGGAGCCAAGATCCGGCATCCACCGGATGGTGTTTGTGCTGTTCCAGCAACTAGGTAGGGGGACAGTTTTGGCGCCAGACATGCGGCAAAACTTCAGCTGCAGGAGCCTCGCACGGCAGTACCACCTCAGCATTGTGGCCGCGACATATTTCAACTGTCAAATGGAAGGTGGATGGGGCGGGAGAAGGTTTCGGCCAGAAAGTTCTCAAGGAGAGTAG